The genomic region GCGGCCACCTTCGCTGACCCAGACTTCAATGCCGTCCCCCACCCGGAGGGGTTCTTCCAGTAAAATCTCCACCGTTTTATGTTGGCGGTTAAAACCCTTTACCCGACCCAACCGCACACCCCGGTTATTGGGTCGCTTGTAGCTCATCAGGTCCTTACCGGGGTTGCCAAAGAAATATCCCGGGCTAAAATCCCGGTTAAAAATCTGGGCCAGGTCCCCGGCTTCCTCCGGTTCCACCCGGTAAGGTTCTTCACTCAGAGCTCGGTCAATCAAGTTGCGATAGGTACGAATCACCGTGGCCACATATTCTGGACGTTTCATTCGCCCTTCAATCTTAAAGGAATCAATGCCGGCAGCAATTAATTCCGGTATATGGGCACTGGTGTTAATATCCCGTGGGCTTAGCAGGTATTTCCCCACCTGATGAGGATCAGCCAATGACCTGCCTCTGTCATCCACCAGTTGATACTGCAGGCGGCAGGGCTGGGCGCATTTACCCCGGTTGCCGCTACGCCCCCCGATCATACTGGACATTAAACACTGGCCGGAATAACACACGCAGAGGGCACCATGAATAAAGGCTTCCAACTCGGCTCCGGTTTCTCTTTTAATGGCGGCAATTTCCTGTAAATCCATTTCCCGGGCCAAAACAATGCGATCAAAACCAGCCTGCTGCATTAGCTTGACCCCGGTTTGGTTATGCAAAGTCATTTGCGTACTGGCATGCAGCGACAGTTCCGGAATCACTTCCCGGGCCAACCGGGCCAGGCCTAAATCCTGCAGGATGGCTGCATCCACACCGATATTGTGCAGGAAGTGGAGGAAGCGCAGGGCTTCCTCCAACTCGTGATTAGCCAGCAATATATTTACCGTTACATAAACCTTGACCCCACGAACATGGGCGTACTCCACTGCCCGTGCCAGTTCATCGTTATCAAAATTGTTGGCGGAATGCCGGGCGTTAAACATTTTACCGCCCAGGTAAACTGCATCTGCTCCGTTCTGTACTGCGGCCACAAAGGCTTCCCAGCTGCCTGCCGGGGCCAGTAGTTCCGGTCGTTGGGTCATGGGGGGGCCTCCTTATCTCTGTACCCGAATTAAACCTGAACAGGTTAATATCTCCACACCTTGTTTGGCCAAATTATCCAACACCAGGTTCATGCCCAATGAATCGCTGGCCATGTGCCCGGCAATAATCACGTTAACGTGGTTTTTCTCCGCCTCTTTACGGTGCTTCTCACTAATGTGCATCACTATCAGGGTGCCTATGCCAGCGGTGGCCAGTTTGGCGTAGGCATCCTCGGAACCGCTGGTGCCGCCGGTCATATCCACAAACACTTTACCCGCCCGGCGGTCCTTGGACCCCACCACAATGGTGGGACCAGCACCAATTTTAACTGCTTCGGCATATTCAGGAATTTCTTTTAGAGCTTTGACAATGTCACCGAGGGTATCACAATTTTTCTCATCTATATATTTTTGCACAAATTCCGTAACCATGTTATCTGCCGGGGTATGACAGCACATCATGGGGATACCCAATAGCTTGGCGGCATCAACAGCCCGGTTATGGTTCAAGGGCATCAACCCCCGGCGAACTTCCCCGATGCGCCCAGCCATGATCCCCTCGGCCACGTTAATGGGCACCCCAATTTGGGCCAACATATCTTCCTGCAGGTGCATTACATCATATAGGCCGGCGGTGGCTTTTCCTTCGGGGTGATGGGCCATAATTAAATCGATCTGTTTGCCCTTATCACCTAAACGGTCAGCCAGCAGTACTTCCCCCACTTCCATATCCACTCCGGTTAAAATGCGTTTAACTTCATGGTCCGGGTCACCAAACAACACCCTGGTATCAGTATAGGGGTTAAACAAACGATCAGCGTCAAATTCTTTCTTTTCGTCCTCTTTCAGTTCTTCATATTTCTTTCTTTCCCGCTCCAATTGTTTTTGTACGGTGGCCTGGCCCCGGGGATCATGTTCAATACCCAGTTTTACCACCAGTTCATAGATTTCTCTTAATTTCATCAAGTGTATCCCTCCGATATACGCAAAGTTATTCCATCAATATATTACTTCTTAGAAATAAATTTATTTCCTTTAATGTAAAAGCGTAGTGGTAAGTCTGCCCCTTCTTTGATGCCGATGCGGGTGGTGGTGAATATTTCCGGCGGCTCATCCGGTGCCGGGGCAATAAATAGGGGACCCCTGGTTAAGTCGGTTTTGTTATGTTCTTTGGTGATGCCAAAGGCCTGCACCAGCCGGGCCGGACCGGCACATAGTTCGTGCAGACGCTCCCGGCCCCGGCGCTGCCTCATTAAGTCGATGCCGACCAATGGTTCCACCGCCCGGATCAGTACTGCTTCGCCAACCCCTTCGGCGGCGGTCACCACGTTAAAACAATAGTGCATACCGTAGGTAAAATAAACATAGGCCCGACCGGGTGGTCCAAACATAACACTGTTGCGGGGGGTCATACCCCTGGCAGCGTGGCAGGCGGGATCACCCTGCAGGTAGGCCTCGGTTTCCACAATTTTGCCCACTGTGGTTCCTTCGGCAGTAATATGTACCAACAAGGTACCCAGCAGTTCCCGCGCCACCGTGACAGTATCCCGGGCATAAAACTCCACCGGTAGTGGTTCCATTTATCTCAACACCTCACGTAGTTTGGCAATCTCCAGTGTATTAATCACATCATCTTTGGTTAACCAGGCCCGGCGGGCCACTGCTACACCGTAGATCATTTCATCCAACCGTCGCAAGTCATGGGCATCGGTGTTAATACATAGCTTAACCCCTGCCTCTTTGGCTTTTTTAGCATACTCCTCGTTCAGGTCCAGGCGGTCCGGCGAGGCATTAATTTCCAAAATGGTTCCGGTCTTGGCGGCCATCTCCAGCAGAGCCTCCACGTCCACATCATAGGGTTCCCGGCGGCCCAGTACCCGACCGGTCATATGGCCGATGATATCCACATGCTCATTTTCTATGGCCCTGGTGATGCGCCTGGTAATTTCCTGGCGGCTTTGTTTAAAACCGCTATGTACCGAAGCAATCACCACATCCATCTGTTCTAAAACTTCATCCGGGTAATCCAGACTAGCATCCGGTAAAATGTCTGCTTCTACCCCGGTTAGCAAAGTGAAGTCTTCCAACTTTTTATTCATTTCCCGGATAATAGTGTGTTGCTCTAACAACCTGTCCAGGTCAAGTCCATTGGCAATCTTTAGCGAACGGGAGTGGTCAGTGATGGCTGCATAGGTATAGCCCTTCTCCTGACACCGCTGCACCACATCAGCTAGATCCATGGCTGAGTCGCTCCAGGTAGTATGAATGTGCAAGTCGCCCCGGATATCCGCCAACTCCAGTAATCCCGGCAGTTGGCCCCGCTGGGCCGCTTCCACCTCACCTCTGTTTTCCCTTAACTCCGGGGGTATATAATCCATACCCAGGGACCGGTAAATATCCGCTTCACCCTGTAATTTTAAGAATTCCCCGGCCTCGTTCTTTATGCCATGGTGGTCTAAAACCAGCCCCTGGCTGGCGGCAAGCTCCTGTAGTTTGGCATAGTGAGGCTTTGAACCGGTGTTACGGTGTAATGTGGGAATAAATTCTTCCGGCGCCACCACCTGCAGATCCACGGACAAACCCCACCAGGTGAACACCCGGATGCGATTGGCTTGCTTTTCAATTACTTCCTTGGTCCTAGGGTGGGTGGCCAGGGCCGTCAAAAGCGGCTCGGGGTCGGTGGCTGCTGCCACCAAATCCAGGTCGCCAACGGTCTCCCGCCAGCGCCGGGTGCTGCCCGTTACCTCCACCTGGCAGACACCGGGTAAGATACGAATGTATTCTATTAGCTCCTGGGCCAGTTCCCGGGCCACTGACAACAGCACCCGGCCATGCCGGCGGCGAATCATTTGAATACCGTTAAGAATATCCCACTCCATCTTGGCGCTGAACCCTTTTAGGTTCCGCACCCGTCTCTCCTTGACGGCCCTTTCTAGTTCATCCAGGTCTTTAATGCCCAATTGCTCAAACAAGACTCTGGCTCTGGCGGGACCAATACCAGGCAGCCGTTTAATTTCCAGCACCCCCGGGGGTATCTCTTGCAGCAACTGCTGGTGCTTGGCCAACTGACCGGTGACCAGAATCTCCTTTATTTTAGTTTCAATAGCTTTACCGATACCCGGTATTTTGCCTATTAACCCCCGCCGGTTTAATTCTACCAGGGGTAGTTCCAGGTTAGCCAGGGTCTTGGCTGCCCGGCGGTAGGCCCGCACCTTAAAGAAATCCTCGCCCTTTAACTCCAGCAGGTCGGCCAACTCGGCAAAAATCCAGGCCACTTCTATGTTCTGCATGAACATCCTCCGTTTTATCGTACTACTTAGTATATTTTCCCGATCCCCGGTAAAATACAAAAATAAAACTCATGATCGTTCATGAGTTCTCTAAGGAACAGTTAACTTTTATCGGGATCCATCATATTGAGTAGGTTGTTATACTGCTGCTGTAGTTTTAGAAGTTCATCCGCCAAATTAATAGCAGTTAAAACAGCCACCTTACTCAGGGACAATTTGTTATTTCTCTGACTAATTTCATACATTTTCTTATTGACATGTTGGGCTACCAGTAACATATATTCCGGGGATTCCTGGCCTTTTAAGGTGTAGTGCTCACCAAAAATTTCGACCTCCACCCTGTTTGCCTGATCGGACATAACCGTCCCCCCCTGAAGAGCTTTAAGGTCAGTATTCGCTATATATATCGAAATTCCTTCATGTTTAACCAATTTACTCCATATGTTATAAACAAAGAAGGAAAATCCTTTCATTTAACTAAATTTTAGATACCGGCACAAAATTTCAGAGGATGATGTTAATGCAACTTTATTTAGTAACCAACCGTAAACAATGTTTGCTACCTCTACCGGAAGTGGTCCGCCAGGCAGCGGGAGCAGGGGTTAACGGCATTATTTTACGGGAGAAGGATCTGACCTCCCGTGAATTATATGAACTGGCCTTACCCATCAGAAAGATTACCGGGGAAACCGGAACCACCTTGATTGTGGCGGATCGTTTAGAAGTGGCCATGGCAGTGCAGGCCGATGGTGTATTGCTGGGTTATAGCAGCCTACCCCCGGGGGTAGTAAAACAAACCATTGGCTACCGGGGGGAAATTTGGGCTTCGGTACACTCCCCCGCAGAAGCCCGACAGGCCCAGCAGAACGGAGCCACCGCCTTAGTGGCTGGACATATCTTTACCACTGATTGCAAACCAGGCCTTAACCCTAGGGGAATTTCTTTCTTAAAGGAAATTTTAGCCCAAGTTACTATTCCAGTAATAGCTATAGGTGGTATCACCCCCTCCACTGCGCCTAGTTTAGTTGGCTCCGGTGCAGCGGGAGTGGCAGTGATGTCTTACATCAATAATGCCCAGGAACCGTCCCTGGCTACCAGAAAATTGTTGGCGGTTTGTACCCGCTAATACTACTCCACCTCAGGTTGTGGCTTGGGTGTCCTCAAATATCTAACAGCTGTTTGGACCAGTACAAGGGCGAAGATAATACGCAAGGCTCCCTCAGATAGGAAATGGGCCATGGAACCACCCA from Desulfotomaculum nigrificans DSM 574 harbors:
- a CDS encoding DNA-3-methyladenine glycosylase, which gives rise to MEPLPVEFYARDTVTVARELLGTLLVHITAEGTTVGKIVETEAYLQGDPACHAARGMTPRNSVMFGPPGRAYVYFTYGMHYCFNVVTAAEGVGEAVLIRAVEPLVGIDLMRQRRGRERLHELCAGPARLVQAFGITKEHNKTDLTRGPLFIAPAPDEPPEIFTTTRIGIKEGADLPLRFYIKGNKFISKK
- the polX gene encoding DNA polymerase/3'-5' exonuclease PolX; amino-acid sequence: MQNIEVAWIFAELADLLELKGEDFFKVRAYRRAAKTLANLELPLVELNRRGLIGKIPGIGKAIETKIKEILVTGQLAKHQQLLQEIPPGVLEIKRLPGIGPARARVLFEQLGIKDLDELERAVKERRVRNLKGFSAKMEWDILNGIQMIRRRHGRVLLSVARELAQELIEYIRILPGVCQVEVTGSTRRWRETVGDLDLVAAATDPEPLLTALATHPRTKEVIEKQANRIRVFTWWGLSVDLQVVAPEEFIPTLHRNTGSKPHYAKLQELAASQGLVLDHHGIKNEAGEFLKLQGEADIYRSLGMDYIPPELRENRGEVEAAQRGQLPGLLELADIRGDLHIHTTWSDSAMDLADVVQRCQEKGYTYAAITDHSRSLKIANGLDLDRLLEQHTIIREMNKKLEDFTLLTGVEADILPDASLDYPDEVLEQMDVVIASVHSGFKQSRQEITRRITRAIENEHVDIIGHMTGRVLGRREPYDVDVEALLEMAAKTGTILEINASPDRLDLNEEYAKKAKEAGVKLCINTDAHDLRRLDEMIYGVAVARRAWLTKDDVINTLEIAKLREVLR
- a CDS encoding cell division protein ZapA, coding for MSDQANRVEVEIFGEHYTLKGQESPEYMLLVAQHVNKKMYEISQRNNKLSLSKVAVLTAINLADELLKLQQQYNNLLNMMDPDKS
- a CDS encoding thiamine phosphate synthase; the encoded protein is MQLYLVTNRKQCLLPLPEVVRQAAGAGVNGIILREKDLTSRELYELALPIRKITGETGTTLIVADRLEVAMAVQADGVLLGYSSLPPGVVKQTIGYRGEIWASVHSPAEARQAQQNGATALVAGHIFTTDCKPGLNPRGISFLKEILAQVTIPVIAIGGITPSTAPSLVGSGAAGVAVMSYINNAQEPSLATRKLLAVCTR